The Lysinibacillus pakistanensis genome includes a window with the following:
- a CDS encoding response regulator transcription factor, whose amino-acid sequence MTKLLVVDDDAYIRELVKVFLQNEGLEVIEATDGVDALSKLAAEKVDMVVMDIMMPNMDGWTLCEEIRSFDTDLPILMLTAKGETSQKVKGFHLGTDDYLVKPFEPAELIVRVKSILKRYRISVSQIVEAGNVKLNRQTHEVDLNGEIIILRLKEFELLFTLASYAGKTFSREQLIEEIWGYDYEGDERTVDVHIKRIRERFPQEMSGFIIRTIRGLGYRLELTT is encoded by the coding sequence ATGACAAAACTATTAGTGGTGGATGATGATGCATATATTCGAGAATTAGTAAAAGTATTTTTACAAAATGAAGGGTTAGAGGTTATAGAAGCTACGGACGGTGTTGATGCACTGTCCAAGTTAGCCGCTGAAAAAGTGGATATGGTCGTGATGGATATTATGATGCCAAACATGGATGGCTGGACACTATGTGAGGAAATACGTTCATTCGATACAGATCTCCCTATCCTCATGCTCACAGCTAAAGGAGAAACGTCTCAAAAGGTCAAGGGCTTTCATTTGGGGACAGATGATTATCTCGTAAAGCCTTTTGAGCCTGCCGAGCTAATTGTCCGTGTAAAGTCGATATTAAAAAGATATCGTATTTCGGTCTCACAGATTGTAGAAGCTGGCAATGTCAAACTCAATCGTCAGACACATGAAGTCGATTTGAACGGGGAAATTATAATACTTCGATTAAAGGAGTTCGAGCTATTATTTACGCTAGCGAGCTATGCGGGTAAAACCTTTTCACGCGAACAATTAATTGAAGAAATTTGGGGCTATGACTATGAGGGAGATGAACGGACAGTCGATGTCCATATTAAAAGAATACGCGAACGGTTTCCACAAGAAATGAGTGGCTTTATCATTCGCACCATTCGTGGTCTTGGCTATCGCTTGGAACTAACCACATGA
- a CDS encoding ABC transporter ATP-binding protein: MQETSKGTTKKQDWRRFIQLVKRAEPPVWLLVIALIMSLATTGVGFIVPLFTKQLVDGFSLEALNYWQIILLGIAFIAQAIASGLSIYYLNRVGQHVVAKLRDQLWRKLLHLPIPYYDEHDTGETLSRVTNDTAVVKELITEHLANCLSGVISIIGSIIILLFLDWKMTLVMLIAVPLAMVILMLLGKRMFVISKGMQDETAKFTSVLNQVLPETRLVKASNAEQIEYERGKKGITNLFTFGLKEAKIHALISPLISFVLMSVLVAIIGYGGVRVSSGELTAGDMVAFILYLIQIIMPMTQLTMFFTQLQKAMGATERISELLEHEEEHIEDGLTVEKVDQPIYVKNVDFSYDEEPILSNINFTIEPGKVTAIVGPSGGGKTTTFSLLERYYQPTSGSITLGDTPIETFSLHSWRSQIGYVAQESALLSGTIRDNICYGVDREVRDDELEKVAKMAYADHFINDLPDKFNTEVGERGIKLSGGQRQRISIARALLRNPQILMLDEATSSLDSKSEIYVQKALDNLMQGRTTLVIAHRLSTVVDADQILFIEKGYITGCGTHETLFETHAMYREFAKQQLRIKEE; encoded by the coding sequence TTGCAAGAAACATCAAAAGGTACTACTAAAAAACAAGATTGGCGACGTTTTATACAATTAGTAAAACGAGCTGAACCACCTGTTTGGCTACTAGTTATTGCCTTAATTATGAGTTTAGCTACAACGGGTGTAGGCTTTATCGTCCCCTTATTTACAAAACAGTTAGTGGATGGCTTTTCATTAGAAGCGCTTAATTATTGGCAAATCATTTTACTGGGTATTGCCTTTATCGCACAGGCTATTGCTAGTGGATTATCCATCTATTATTTAAATCGAGTTGGACAGCATGTTGTGGCAAAATTACGAGATCAACTTTGGCGCAAGCTGCTTCATTTACCAATCCCCTATTATGATGAACATGATACTGGTGAAACATTAAGCCGTGTTACCAATGACACAGCGGTCGTGAAGGAGCTTATTACGGAGCATCTAGCAAACTGCTTATCTGGTGTTATTTCCATCATCGGCTCTATCATCATTCTCTTATTCTTAGATTGGAAAATGACGCTGGTAATGCTAATCGCTGTTCCACTGGCGATGGTTATTTTAATGTTGCTTGGTAAACGCATGTTTGTGATTTCAAAGGGTATGCAAGATGAGACAGCGAAGTTTACATCCGTGCTGAACCAAGTTTTACCTGAAACACGCTTAGTTAAGGCATCGAATGCAGAGCAAATTGAATATGAGCGTGGAAAAAAGGGCATTACAAATCTCTTTACCTTTGGCTTAAAAGAAGCAAAAATTCATGCACTTATTTCGCCATTAATTTCATTTGTTCTGATGTCAGTACTTGTCGCTATTATTGGATACGGTGGTGTTCGTGTATCCTCTGGGGAACTAACTGCTGGCGATATGGTGGCATTTATTTTATATTTAATCCAAATCATTATGCCTATGACCCAATTAACTATGTTCTTTACGCAACTTCAAAAGGCTATGGGAGCTACGGAACGAATTAGCGAGTTACTTGAACATGAAGAAGAACATATTGAGGACGGCTTAACAGTAGAAAAAGTAGATCAACCGATTTATGTCAAAAATGTGGACTTCTCTTATGATGAGGAACCAATTTTGTCCAATATTAACTTTACCATTGAGCCAGGCAAAGTAACGGCCATCGTTGGACCAAGTGGTGGCGGAAAAACAACAACATTTTCTCTCTTAGAGCGATATTATCAGCCAACTAGTGGCAGTATTACACTAGGAGATACACCAATTGAAACTTTCTCACTCCACTCTTGGCGCAGTCAAATTGGCTATGTGGCGCAGGAAAGTGCCCTACTGTCAGGAACGATTCGTGACAATATTTGCTACGGTGTTGACCGTGAGGTGCGGGATGATGAGCTAGAAAAAGTGGCTAAAATGGCCTATGCTGATCACTTTATAAATGATCTGCCAGATAAGTTTAACACAGAGGTTGGAGAACGAGGAATTAAGCTTTCAGGTGGGCAACGTCAGCGTATTTCCATTGCAAGAGCCCTGTTACGGAACCCTCAAATTTTAATGCTAGATGAAGCAACCTCGAGTTTAGATAGCAAGTCGGAGATTTATGTACAGAAGGCGTTAGACAATTTAATGCAAGGTCGCACAACATTAGTTATAGCTCACCGTCTATCAACAGTGGTAGATGCCGATCAAATATTATTTATAGAAAAAGGATATATTACAGGCTGTGGTACACATGAAACGCTCTTTGAAACACATGCAATGTATCGTGAGTTTGCGAAGCAGCAATTACGAATTAAAGAGGAATGA
- a CDS encoding MFS transporter yields MESQITRKGFSKDFNLMVVGQIISILGSALLRFALSLYVLDITGRADLFAVLFAISSIPILLAPLGGAIADRFNRRNLMVLFDFVSSVIVFIFLFWLISDNSSIVFIGIVMVLLSLVSAMYTPAVMASIPVLVEEEKLEQANGIVNGIQALSGVAAPVLGGILYGMIGLKVLVVISGVLFFLSALLEMFITIPFNQREQDGHIIPTLINDLKEGFSYVLKQSFIFKCMILAALLNLLLTPLFVVGVPIILRVTMQSSDTLYGIAMGLIDFATILGALSMGYFAKKMGISNLYIWIFVTALLIVPMAISVMPIMLTIGYYPSYIVFVISTLLIAMIITVISIYVITIVQKETPNENLGKVMAIIIAVSQCMAPIGQILYGLLFEVFSSEIYVPILIIGVFMVILALATNRILRFEERNN; encoded by the coding sequence ATGGAATCTCAGATAACAAGAAAAGGCTTTTCAAAAGATTTTAACCTAATGGTGGTTGGGCAAATTATTTCAATTTTAGGATCTGCTCTTTTAAGGTTTGCTCTTTCACTTTATGTATTAGATATTACAGGTCGTGCAGATCTTTTTGCTGTACTATTTGCGATTTCAAGTATCCCGATTTTACTTGCACCACTTGGAGGAGCTATTGCTGACAGATTCAATCGACGTAATTTAATGGTACTATTTGATTTTGTCAGTAGTGTAATCGTGTTTATTTTTTTATTTTGGCTTATAAGTGATAATAGTTCTATCGTCTTTATCGGTATCGTCATGGTGTTACTTTCACTTGTTAGTGCCATGTACACCCCAGCAGTTATGGCTAGTATCCCTGTTCTTGTAGAAGAAGAGAAGCTTGAGCAAGCAAATGGCATTGTCAATGGGATTCAAGCATTGTCGGGTGTAGCGGCTCCTGTGTTAGGAGGAATATTATACGGCATGATTGGCTTAAAAGTGCTTGTCGTCATCAGTGGGGTGCTCTTTTTTCTATCAGCCTTATTAGAGATGTTTATTACCATTCCATTTAATCAACGAGAACAGGACGGACATATTATTCCAACACTTATCAATGATTTGAAAGAGGGCTTTAGCTATGTATTAAAGCAATCTTTTATATTCAAATGCATGATTTTAGCAGCATTATTAAATTTATTATTAACCCCATTGTTTGTTGTAGGTGTACCAATAATTCTCCGCGTCACAATGCAAAGTAGTGATACGTTATATGGAATAGCAATGGGATTGATCGATTTTGCTACTATTTTAGGGGCTTTATCGATGGGATACTTTGCAAAAAAAATGGGTATCAGTAATTTGTATATTTGGATTTTCGTCACAGCCTTATTGATTGTTCCAATGGCCATTTCAGTTATGCCTATTATGCTTACGATTGGCTATTATCCTTCTTATATTGTTTTTGTTATCAGCACCCTTTTGATAGCTATGATTATTACAGTTATTTCTATTTATGTTATTACAATTGTCCAAAAAGAAACACCAAATGAAAATTTAGGGAAGGTTATGGCGATTATTATTGCCGTTTCACAATGTATGGCACCAATTGGGCAAATATTGTATGGCTTACTATTTGAGGTATTTAGTAGTGAAATCTATGTTCCAATTTTAATAATTGGTGTATTCATGGTGATCCTGGCTTTAGCAACCAACAGAATATTACGATTTGAAGAGAGAAATAATTAA